The genomic DNA CGCGAAGTCACCCTGCGCGAGGAGCACGGCCCGGCGGAACTGGTCGAAGTCGAGGCCGAGCTTCTCCGGGATCGCGGCGTCGCAGTCGCGCTTGCCGTTCGCGAGGAGCTCGTCGGTCGCGGTGAGCCGGAGCTCTCGCTGCACCTCTTGGAGTCGCTTGTCGACGCGGCGGCGCGCCCGCCGCACCGACCAGCGCGCGGTGTAGGTGCGCCCGTCGACGCCTTCGAAGTCGACCTCGGCGTAGCCCTCGGCGGTGCCTTTGCGCAGCAGCCCCCGGACGTCGAAGCTCGCGAGCTGGTCGCCGTCGGGATGGCCGACCTTGGCCCCGCCACTCGAGGCGAGGCGCGGGGTCTTGTTGAAGAGGGCGAGGCAGAGCGCGTCGAGCAGGGTGCTCTTGCCCGAGCCGGTGCGGCCGACGATCGCGAAGACGCCTGCGTCCGCGAGCGGGCCCGCGTCGAGGCGCACCTCGAACTCGCCCTGGAGGCTGGCGAGGTCTTTTCCGCGAATGGAGAGGATGCGCATGGTCAGCTCGCGTGCAGCTCCGACTGGAGCTCTCGGAAGGTCTGGAGGAGGGGCTCGGCCGGAGGCGCGCCGTGCTTCTGCTCGTGCAGCATCTGGAAGACGTCGAGCGGCTCCAGGTCTGACAGCTCTCGCTCGACGACCCGGTCACCCAGGCACTGGCCGAGGCTCTCGCTGCGGTGCGACGTGATCTTGATGAGGCGAGCTTGCTTGTCCCCGAGCGCCTCGAGGACCTTGGCCCTGAGGTTCGGCTCCGGGCGATCGAGACGAACGGCGACCTCGAGGAAGGGGCGCTCCGCGAGCGGGCGCTCCATCACGTCGAGCGCGCGCAAGCTCGCGAGGGTCTGGTCGAGCGACAGCGGCGCCTTGGTGTGCAGGCGGATCATCGGCACGGTCCGCGGGATCCGAAGAGCGCGGACGTCCTCGAGGTTGGCGCCCTCGAAGTCCGCCACGAGGACCTGGTGCTCGTAGCTCTCTTCGCTCATCGACATCGGGATCGGCGAGCCCGAGTAGCGGACGTGGGGGGCGACGGCCTGAGCGAGGTGGAGGTGCCCGAGCGCGGCGTAGGCGATCGCGTCGCCGAACAGATCACACGGCAGCGACTCCTGGCCACCGCGCGTGGTGTCGCGCTCCGAGTCCGCCGAGAGCTGCGCGTCCATCATGGTCAGGTGACCCATGGCGACGATGGGTTGCTGCGCGCTGCGCCGCGCGTCCGCGAGGGAGACGACGCGATCGTATGCCGCGCGCACCGCCGCCGCGTGGCCGGCCTCTCGCTCGACCGCTCCGTCGAGGTCGGTGCGCCGCAGGAACGGGACGGCCGCGACCCAGCCCGCGAGCTCTCCTTCGCGGTGCAGCGGCACCAGGGCGCGGGCGGGATCGTCGCGGTGGGCGAGCCCGCCGATCACGCGGACCCCCTGCGACGCGAAGAGCGACTCGGGGGCGTCGAGGCGCGAGGCCGAGTCGTGGTTGCCGCCGATGACGACCACGTCGAGCGCGGGCAGCTTGCGACGCACGTCTCCGAGGAAGTCGTAGAACATGCGGAGCGCCTCGGCGCTGGGGTTCGAGGTGTGAAAGACGTCGCCCGCGACGAGCAGCGCGTCCACGCGCTCCTCCTCGAGCCGCTCGAGCAGCCACGCGAGGAAGCGCCGGTGCTCGTAGGCCCGCGACTGCCCTCGGAGAGTGTGCCCGAGATGCCAGTCGGAGGTGTGCAGGATGCGGAGAGAGTGAGTCACGGTGGCGCCTTCTGGAGAGGAGACGCGGCGGCTCGCTGGTTCTGACACCGAGACTGCGAGAGGGGCGACGCGCGGTGTGCTCGTGAGGCATCATGGCGAGATGCGTGAGCCCGTCAGGCGAGCGTGCGTGACTGCGATGCTCCTGTGCGCATCGTGCTCGGAGCCCGAGCAGGTCGAGCCTCCGCCGTGGGCCTCGCCCGTTGCCGAGCCCACCCGGCAAGAGCCCTGCGTGACCGCAACGGAGAATGCGTGGTTCGACGTCGCGCGCGAAGATGGCCCGCAGCCTCTGGTGATCTCCTGGGAGGAGGGACGCGCCTCGAGGCCGAGCTTCGTGCTCTTCGAGGACGCGTCCTTTCTCTGGGATCCGTTCACGTGGGGCGAGCCGCTGCGCCGCGGCGTGCTCGAGGCGGAGCAGCGGGACGCGGTGCATCGCGCGTTCCTCGAGGCTCGCCTCGAGGACGAGTCGCCGATCTACTCCCGGGTGACGGACAGCATCGACCAGAACGCGGCGACCCACTGCGTCCGGCGCGGAGAGCGCTGGGTCTGCGCGACGCTCGACGGAGCGGACGTCCGCCGCCAATCACTCAGTGCCAGTGGCGCGTACCGGGAGGGCCCCACCGACAGCGACGCCCGGCCACCACCGGACGCCTTCGTCGTCGTGCAGGCGCAGATCGACGCGCTTGCGCGACACCCGTCGACGCCACTCGAGGTTTCTTCATGGCTGCTCGAGGTGACGCCCTGGGACAGCTCGGAGCCCATGAGGCATGCGCACCCGTGGCTTCGAGAGCTTCCGGCCCTGCAGGTTCCTGCGCTGCCGATGATCGTCACCATCCCCGCGGAGCGGAGCGAGAAGGTCGGCACTTTCATTCGCAAGCGGAGCGGCTACCCGATCCGGCTCGATGGGAGGGTCGTCTACGCCGAGCTGATCGGCGTCGCATATCCTGGATGGCAGACCGCGCGGCGGGTGCGCAGCGCCTTCGTGGCGCTGCGCTGTTCGCGACACTGATCGGCTACCGCGACGCAGCCCACCACGAGCGTTGCCCAGGCGACGCGTTGGAATAGCGGTGCATGATCCCGGTGGCGAAGGCGTAGTCTGCGCGTGTCACGGTCATTCCCATTCCCATGATCCGGTCTCGCGTCGCATCTCTCCCGTAGCATTCGTCACGATCGCTGCAGATTCCCCCCGGGTGAGCCATCCCCAGCATGTGGCCCAGCTCATGGTCGCTCGCCCGCTGTACGCGTGGGTCGTCCTGGCGAACGCTGGCGATTCTCACGCTCCGCTCATAGAGAAAGCAGACGCCGGCCCGGTGCAGCCGATCTTCTGGCCGGACGGGGCGGGGAAGGTCGTCC from Sandaracinaceae bacterium includes the following:
- a CDS encoding exonuclease SbcCD subunit D C-terminal domain-containing protein, with amino-acid sequence MTHSLRILHTSDWHLGHTLRGQSRAYEHRRFLAWLLERLEEERVDALLVAGDVFHTSNPSAEALRMFYDFLGDVRRKLPALDVVVIGGNHDSASRLDAPESLFASQGVRVIGGLAHRDDPARALVPLHREGELAGWVAAVPFLRRTDLDGAVEREAGHAAAVRAAYDRVVSLADARRSAQQPIVAMGHLTMMDAQLSADSERDTTRGGQESLPCDLFGDAIAYAALGHLHLAQAVAPHVRYSGSPIPMSMSEESYEHQVLVADFEGANLEDVRALRIPRTVPMIRLHTKAPLSLDQTLASLRALDVMERPLAERPFLEVAVRLDRPEPNLRAKVLEALGDKQARLIKITSHRSESLGQCLGDRVVERELSDLEPLDVFQMLHEQKHGAPPAEPLLQTFRELQSELHAS